A single window of Eucalyptus grandis isolate ANBG69807.140 chromosome 1, ASM1654582v1, whole genome shotgun sequence DNA harbors:
- the LOC120296196 gene encoding transcriptional regulator SUPERMAN-like, whose product MSTDHDQSPVKSYTCAFCKRGFSNAQALGGHMNIHRRDRAKLRESMEESALSLGVIPSKNTAAAGSHEDEKSGNKTPPKGPRTMSAEDKTGAQARDDGVEQERMQLSQSSDRIELDLELRLGHERPLERSPASPK is encoded by the coding sequence ATGAGCACAGACCATGACCAGAGTCCTGTGAAATCCTATACTTGTGCCTTCTGCAAGCGGGGGTTTTCAAATGCCCAGGCACTTGGAGGTCACATGAACATTCACAGGAGAGATAGGGCCAAGCTCAGGGAATCCATGGAGGAGAGCGCGCTATCACTTGGAGTCATCCCGAGCAAGAACACCGCTGCCGCTGGAAGTCACGAGGACGAGAAAAGCGGTAACAAAACCCCCCCGAAAGGGCCACGTACCATGTCTGCAGAAGATAAGACAGGTGCTCAAGCTAGAGATGACGGTGTTGAACAAGAGAGGATGCAATTGAGTCAGAGTTCGGACCGGATAGAATTGGACCTCGAACTTCGGCTAGGCCACGAGCGCCCTCTCGAGAGATCCCCAGCGAGTCCCAAATAA